A single genomic interval of Argopecten irradians isolate NY chromosome 8, Ai_NY, whole genome shotgun sequence harbors:
- the LOC138329907 gene encoding polypeptide N-acetylgalactosaminyltransferase 4-like has protein sequence MTSVNRAVPDTRPAQCASEQYQMTSLPVASIVIPLHNEPWSTLDRTIKSILNRSPSSLLKEIILIDDKSDLDYLGAPLEKYAEEVGILKVHRAFERLGTMKSRVLGAHLATGDVVVFLDSHVEVNVGWLEPILFELNNDKTTIIQPSIDLIDPETFEYQHYFKNNIRGHFRWNMAFEYAPLTPKQEAEVAAEPTKAFNTPAIVGAAFAANRKYFLDIGGLDTGMRTWGGEDVELSIRNWLCGGSMKISPCSHVAHIHKHGHPFKSDYSDLVYNNQRTAEMWLGKYRHYFYNFNSGLAMPPQFNESYNGMDGVKAKYKCKEFSWFLDNVFPELEVPPEGSVYFGHLVNLGSHFCFGPTDHPVLGSYHVIALVDCYFYYKIRNFALLQNGRLMVDRKCVKIKKNFLVMSSCSSNAGGKFKFVGKQLVYIDFHGSKCVTQMSKDFVSGQLQVAFLAPCNVSNKASEWQIEKLYKI, from the coding sequence ATGACGTCAGTGAACCGTGCAGTACCGGATACCCGCCCGGCGCAGTGTGCATCAGAACAATATcaaatgacgtcacttccggtagCATCCATTGTAATTCCACTTCACAATGAACCGTGGTCAACACTGGACAGAACAATCAAAAGCATATTGAACCGTTCCCCCTCATCGCTgttaaaagaaattattttaattgacgACAAGAGTGATTTAGATTATTTAGGAGCTCCTCTGGAAAAATACGCTGAAGAAGTTGGTATCTTAAAAGTACACAGAGCGTTTGAAAGGCTCGGTACGATGAAATCTAGAGTGTTAGGAGCGCACCTAGCAACGGGGGATGTTGTCGTGTTTCTTGATTCCCATGTCGAGGTAAATGTTGGCTGGTTGGAACCGATATTGTTTGAATTAAACAACGATAAAACTACAATCATTCAGCCTTCGATTGATTTAATTGACCCGGAAACATTTGAATACCAACACTACTTTAAAAATAACATTCGTGGACATTTCCGGTGGAACATGGCGTTTGAATATGCTCCTTTAACACCTAAACAGGAAGCAGAGGTCGCTGCTGAACCAACTAAAGCCTTCAACACTCCAGCTATCGTTGGCGCCGCATTTGCTGCCAACCGGAAGTACTTCTTAGATATCGGCGGCCTTGACACTGGTATGCGCACATGGGGTGGTGAGGATGTGGAATTATCTATACGAAATTGGTTATGTGGAGGGAGTATGAAAATATCGCCATGTTCGCATGTCGCTCACATTCATAAACACGGACATCCCTTCAAATCGGATTATTCTGATCTTGTGTATAACAATCAACGCACCGCGGAAATGTGGTTAGGGAAATATAgacattatttttataactttAACAGTGGGCTTGCAATGCCACCACAATTCAACGAAAGTTACAACGGAATGGATGGCGTCAAGGCTAAGTATAAATGTAAAGAGTTCAGCTGGTTTTTAGATAATGTATTTCCAGAACTGGAAGTTCCTCCTGAGGGAAGTGTCTACTTTGGACATTTAGTAAACCTCGGTTCTCACTTTTGCTTCGGTCCTACTGACCACCCTGTGTTAGGATCATACCATGTGATAGCTTTAGTAGATTGCTATTTCTACTACAAAATACGAAACTTTGCTTTACTCCAAAATGGCCGATTGATGGTCGACAGAAAGTGTGTTAAAATCAAAAAGAACTTTCTTGTAATGTCTTCATGTTCGTCAAATGCTGGTGGTAAGTTTAAATTTGTTGGTAAACAGCTTGTTTATATAGATTTCCATGGATCTAAATGTGTCACGCAAATGTCAAAGGACTTTGTGTCTGGTCAGTTACAAGTAGCCTTTCTAGCACCCTGCAATGTTTCAAACAAGGCATCAGAATGGCAGATtgaaaaattgtacaaaatatga